The Rhizoctonia solani chromosome 4, complete sequence genome contains a region encoding:
- a CDS encoding oxidoreductase family, NAD-binding rossmann fold protein, protein MAEQKKLDVLMCGTGEYTTGWTGSGASKSDKKVGVVGLTLFDLRRLGKVDKLGMVGVSGGKFPAIRQHLDEKIGQVYKDLDLTFTSYPEENKTDPEAYKAAIDALEPGAAVIIFTPDSTHYPIAKYAIERKLHVLVTKPATQLLTHHNELITLAEKNGVICWVEHHKRYDPAYSDARGRAAALGEFNFFSAWMSQPKSQLETFRAWAGKDSDISYYLSSHHIDICAWMLQDKAYPTRVVASAATGIATSEPYNCVPQTEDTITLLVDWQSYSSPKHKGTGVYTASWTAPLGAGIHSAQHFHYMAEKGDIHVDQAHRGYDVTVDGAGITWYNPFYMKYTPSETGHFDGQRGYGYISIEKFIDGARLVNSGGAKPEDFDKQGFPTIRNTVLTTAILNAGRISLDEKRAVFIEKKGDEWTLV, encoded by the exons ATGGCTGAGCAAAAGAAATTGGACGTTCTTATGT GCGGTACT GGAGAGTACACTACGGGATGGACGGGCTCCGGAGCATCCAAATCCGACAAGAAAGTTGGAGTCGTTGGGCTCACGCTCTTCGATCTTCGCCGATTGGGCAAG GTCGATAAACTTGGCATGGTTGGAGTCTCTGGAGGTAAATTCCCGGCCATTCGCCAACATCTGGACGAGAAGATCGGTCAAGTTTACAAGGATCTAGATTTGAC GTTTACATCCTATCCCGAAGAAAACAAGACTGACCCAGAGGCTT ACAAGGCCGCGATCGACGCTCTCGAGCCTGGTGCTGCGGTCATCATATTCACTCCCGACA GTACCCACTATCCTATCGCCAAGTACGCTATCGAACGCAAGCTTCACGTATTGGTCACCAAGCCCGCGACACAACTACTCACTCATCACAATGAACTGATCACCCTCGCAGAAAAGAACGGTGTTATATGCTGGGTCGAGCACCACAAGCGCTATGATCCTGCGTATTCCGATGCGCGCG GTCGCGCCGCCGCTCTCGGCGAATTCAACTTCTTCAGCGCGTGGATGTCTCAACCCAAGTCACAATTGGAGACCTTCCGTGCATGGGCAGGAAAGGATTCTGATATTAG CTATTATCTGTCCTCTCATCATATCGATATCTGCGCGTGGATGTTACAAGACAAAGCATACCCTACTCGCGTTGTTGCATCGGCTGCAACCGGTATCGCAACTTCGGAGCCTTACAACTGTGTCCCCCAAACGGAAGACACTATCACCCTTTTGGTAGACTGGCAATCGTACAGTTCCCCCAAG cacaagggaactgGTGTCTATACCGCCTCGTGGACCGCGCCATTGGGAGCAGGTATTCACTCGGCACAACATTTCCACTATATGGCGGAGAAGGGAGACATTCACGTCGACCAAGCGCATCGCGGCTACGACGTCACTGTTGACGGTGCTGGAATTACTTGGTATAATCCTTTCTATATGAAG TACACACCTTCCGAAACCGGTCACTTTGACGGCCAGCGGGGTTACGGCTATATCTCTATCGAGAAATTTATCGATGGTGCACGTCTCGTAAACTCTGGTGGCGCCAAACCTGAGGACTTTGACAAACAAGGCTTCCCTACGATCCGTAACACTGTCCTCACGACCGCGATCCTCAACGCCGGGCGCATTAGTCTGGATGAGAAGCGAGCAGTCTTCATCGAGAAGAAAGGCGATGAGTGGACCCTCGTCTAG
- a CDS encoding Cyclin, N-terminal domain, protein MLTVFPPLTTASSAPSLTCPDARPGANHAHPIVKSATQPLDSFNMKATSTISNRPSRNPHYSKAKRPSMASSHGSPNGIGKNRPSSSTQTTQRRALSPTSSVDVLKRQRTIQLNALSRDIKKLLEEEYREEVMEYMLDMEKRTMSSAAAMDMQPELQWEMRPCLVDFLIEVHVQFRLRPETLYLAMNIVDRYVSRRVVYKKHYQLVGCSALWIAAKFEDAKDRVPTVQDLHQMCRGTYDESAFIQMEGHVLATIQWTVGHPTAEAWLRIACTSVCFEDTETQHVARFIMETTLFYREFVDFPPSVLANASLLLGRHVLGKARRAHEMTPEILEAVRVLDELYSTRIQEISPVLVDKYNPSYFSNASAKTVRFYLNGGRFDFTPIPVLAPVTPLRQPLSNRPMSVCSNTSDISTPSSCSETDDEMPITPHTPMFPLHPVNAPNAQDKENIPSGMTAQHVNVFKSYDQDTSMHFAAPGQFSILYGQQRSALSDLNASRG, encoded by the exons ATGCTGACTGTTTTCCCACCCCTTACCACCGCTTCGTCTGCGCCCTCGCTCACTTGCCCGGACGCTCGCCCTGGCGCTAATCATGCTCATCCTATTGTAAAATCTGCAACACAGCCGCTCGACTCATTCAATATGAAGGCCACTTCCACCATCTCCAACAGGCCCTCTCGAAACCCCCACTATTCCAAGGCCAAGCGCCCGTCTATGGCTAGCTCCCATGGATCTCCGAACGGTATTGGGAAAAATCGACCCTCTTCCTCGACACAAACAACCCAACGTCGTGCCCTCTCCCCTACTTCATCTGTCGATGTTCTCAAACGCCAGCGAACCATCCAGCTCAACGCGTTGTCCAGAGACATCAAGAAACTATTGGAGGAGGAGTACCGCGAAGAGGTTATGGAATATATGCTCGATATGGAG AAACGCACCATGTCCTCGGCCGCAGCTATGGATATGCAGCCTGAACTTCAATGGGAAATGCGACCTTGCCTGGTTGACTTTCTTATCGAAGTCCATGTCCAATTTCGCCTTCGACCAGAGACGCTCTATCTCGCTATGAACATCGTCGACCGATATGTTTCTAGGCGAGTTGTCTACAAGAAGCACTACCAGCTTGTCGGCTGCTCTGCGCTCTGGATTGCTGCCAAATTCGAGGACGCAAAGGACCGGGTCCCCACTGTTCAGGATTTGCACCAGATGTGCCGAGGCACTTATGACGAGTCCGCGTTTATCCAAATGGAAGGACATGTGCTGGCGACCATCCAATGGACCGTCGGTCACCCGACCGCTGAAGCATGGCTCCGTATTGCATGCACGAGCGTGTGTTTCGAGGACACCGAGACACAGCACGTTGCCCGCTTCATCATGGAGACCACACTGTTCTACCGCGAGTTTGTTGATTTCCCCCCTTCGGTGCTAGCCAACGCCTCATTGCTTTTGGGGCGTCACGTACTCGGCAAGGCTCGACGA GCTCACGAGATGACCCCCGAGATCCTCGAGGCGGTTCGTGTGTTGGACGAGCTCTACTCGACCCGGATACAAGAGATCTCCCCGGTTCTTGTGGACAAGTACAATCCGTCCTACTTTTCCAATGCATCGGCCAAGACTGTCAGATTCTACCTCAACGGCGGTCGCTTTGACTTTACCCCCATCCCCGTTCTTGCTCCTGTCACTCCCCTTCGCCAACCCCTCTCCAACCGGCCGATGTCTGTGTGCAGTAACACTTCGGATATCAGCACTCCGAGCAGCTGCTCGGAGACCGATGATGAGATGCCCATTACGCCTCACACCCCAATGTTCCCGCTGCACCCAGTCAACGCGCCAAACGCTCAGGACAAGGAGAACATCCCTTCGGGTATGACCGCACAACATGTCAACGTCTTCAAGTCGTACGATCAGGATACTTCGATGCACTTTGCTGCCCCTGGGCAGTTTAGTATCCTTTACGGGCAGCAACGATCAGCGCTTTCAGATTTGAACGCGTCAAGAGGATAA